The Beijerinckiaceae bacterium genome has a window encoding:
- the hypB gene encoding hydrogenase accessory protein HypB: MCATCGCETEMTATIHNLQTGVSSSIMRDPPPHRHEDGHEHDHQHPHTHGDVAGRDKTHDHGHVHEGPHHHTEDHDRNRPGTEVNLDLRILAKNDALAAKNRAWFAGREILVLNLVSAPGAGKTTLLERTIRDLRDELRLSVIEGDQATSSDGERILAAGAPVVQVNTGAGCHLEADMVARGIAELKPTTGAVILIENVGNLVCPALFDLGERAKVVILSVTEGEDKPLKYPHMFRAAKVMILNKTDLLPHLDFDVARVIANARQVNPEILVLQVSARTGEGLDTWYAWLRQESARAREEAFN; this comes from the coding sequence ATGTGTGCGACCTGCGGATGCGAAACCGAGATGACGGCGACGATCCACAATCTTCAAACCGGCGTCTCATCCTCAATTATGCGCGACCCGCCGCCGCATCGCCATGAGGACGGCCACGAGCACGATCATCAGCATCCCCATACGCACGGCGATGTTGCCGGTCGGGATAAGACCCACGATCATGGTCACGTTCATGAGGGGCCTCACCACCATACCGAGGACCATGACCGAAATCGTCCGGGCACCGAAGTCAACCTCGATCTGCGCATTCTGGCAAAGAACGATGCCTTGGCTGCCAAAAACCGCGCGTGGTTTGCCGGTCGGGAGATTTTGGTCCTCAATCTCGTGAGCGCGCCGGGCGCGGGGAAAACGACTCTGCTCGAACGAACAATTCGCGATCTTCGCGACGAGCTGCGCCTATCCGTCATCGAGGGGGATCAAGCAACCTCGAGCGATGGTGAGCGCATTTTGGCGGCAGGTGCTCCCGTCGTCCAGGTCAACACAGGCGCCGGCTGTCACCTCGAGGCGGACATGGTCGCTCGCGGAATAGCCGAACTAAAACCCACAACCGGCGCCGTCATCCTGATCGAGAATGTTGGCAATCTGGTCTGCCCGGCGCTGTTCGACCTTGGCGAGCGTGCCAAAGTCGTCATCCTGTCGGTGACCGAAGGTGAAGACAAACCGCTCAAATACCCGCACATGTTTCGAGCCGCGAAGGTCATGATTTTGAACAAGACGGACCTCCTGCCCCATCTTGATTTCGACGTCGCGCGGGTGATCGCGAACGCGAGGCAGGTCAATCCGGAGATTCTCGTTCTGCAGGTTTCTGCTCGCACGGGCGAAGGGCTCGATACCTGGTATGCTTGGCTCCGCCAGGAATCCGCAAGAGCGCGTGAGGAAGCGTTCAACTGA
- the hypC gene encoding HypC/HybG/HupF family hydrogenase formation chaperone, whose amino-acid sequence MCLGIPGRIVKIDDFENEVATVDVCGIRRQINITCIVDPDHPVAACVGDWVLVHVGFAMSRIDEAQAQKTLKILTELGEAQAEMKTIFESTGQALA is encoded by the coding sequence ATGTGCCTTGGAATCCCTGGCCGTATCGTAAAGATCGACGATTTCGAGAACGAGGTGGCGACCGTCGATGTCTGCGGCATTCGGCGTCAGATCAATATCACCTGCATTGTTGACCCAGATCACCCCGTTGCCGCCTGTGTCGGCGATTGGGTTCTTGTTCATGTTGGATTTGCGATGAGCCGGATCGATGAGGCGCAGGCCCAAAAGACCCTAAAAATCCTGACCGAACTCGGCGAGGCTCAGGCCGAAATGAAAACCATCTTCGAATCGACGGGGCAGGCTTTGGCATAG
- a CDS encoding hydrogenase maturation protease, with protein MSGILIAGLGNIFKGDDAFGVEVAQRLARRPVPPNVKVVDFGIRGIDLTYALLDDYSAAVLVDTVQRGGLPGTLYVIEPEKLAGTPVPEDLLMSPHELDPAKVLRVATSLGSPCKRIILIACEPLTFGDDQDGFMGLSAPVASAVDRALAVVDEVLHDLIGASTVEPSPLNLPAH; from the coding sequence ATGAGCGGCATTCTGATCGCCGGGCTCGGCAATATTTTCAAGGGCGACGATGCCTTCGGCGTGGAAGTCGCCCAACGGCTGGCGCGGCGTCCCGTGCCGCCCAACGTCAAAGTGGTCGATTTCGGGATACGCGGTATCGACCTGACCTATGCGCTGCTCGATGATTATTCCGCGGCGGTGCTGGTCGATACGGTGCAACGCGGCGGGCTTCCTGGAACGCTCTATGTGATCGAACCTGAAAAGCTCGCCGGCACGCCCGTGCCGGAAGATTTGTTGATGTCGCCACACGAGCTCGATCCCGCAAAGGTGCTCCGCGTGGCCACAAGCTTAGGCAGCCCTTGCAAGCGCATTATCCTAATTGCTTGCGAACCTCTGACCTTCGGCGACGATCAAGATGGCTTCATGGGTTTGAGCGCGCCGGTTGCGTCCGCCGTAGACCGAGCCTTGGCCGTGGTCGACGAGGTGCTGCACGATCTTATCGGCGCCTCAACTGTCGAGCCGTCACCGCTGAACTTGCCGGCCCACTAA
- a CDS encoding molybdenum-dependent transcriptional regulator produces the protein MGRERVALLEAVIEHKSITKAAEMAGFSYKTAWDAVNAINNLLPRPAFITRTGGSRGGGAEVTDEGRRLIAAFRRLEEKLGRISTAIAEEGLEKEQDLLFWGLGVKLSVRNAFHCKIVEILPAPVDVEVKLEISPGSVLTSVVTNTAVQELGLSPGRSCVAMVNASSVMLAPNETPHISARNRLAGTVVSRVDDEVNSEITIDLGGGKTIVSVITREGADDVAAMPGAQVLAIFKTSHVFLASD, from the coding sequence ATGGGACGCGAGCGTGTCGCCCTTTTGGAAGCAGTGATTGAACACAAAAGCATCACCAAGGCGGCCGAGATGGCCGGGTTCAGTTACAAAACCGCTTGGGATGCCGTCAATGCAATCAACAATCTTCTGCCTCGCCCGGCTTTCATTACGCGGACGGGCGGTTCGCGCGGCGGCGGCGCCGAAGTCACAGACGAGGGCCGGCGACTCATAGCGGCCTTCCGCCGTCTCGAGGAAAAGCTCGGCCGAATTTCAACCGCCATCGCCGAGGAAGGTCTGGAGAAAGAACAGGACCTTTTGTTTTGGGGGCTCGGCGTCAAGCTTAGCGTCCGCAACGCGTTTCATTGCAAAATTGTGGAAATCCTGCCGGCGCCGGTGGATGTCGAAGTGAAGCTCGAAATTTCGCCGGGCTCCGTCTTGACCTCCGTTGTGACCAATACGGCCGTCCAGGAGCTTGGTCTCTCGCCCGGTCGATCCTGTGTTGCAATGGTCAATGCATCGTCGGTTATGCTGGCGCCCAACGAGACACCGCATATTTCCGCGCGCAATCGACTGGCGGGTACGGTCGTCAGTCGCGTCGATGATGAAGTGAATAGCGAAATTACCATTGATTTAGGGGGTGGCAAGACCATCGTTTCGGTCATCACGCGCGAGGGCGCGGACGATGTCGCGGCTATGCCCGGTGCGCAAGTTCTCGCGATCTTCAAGACGTCCCATGTTTTCTTGGCAAGTGATTGA
- a CDS encoding HoxN/HupN/NixA family nickel/cobalt transporter encodes MLHFLQQILKPGRRSLLGKIVAIYIFLTCATMAVWAWAFVSFHNFPVLLGTSLLAFSFGLRHAVDVDHIAAIDNVTRKLMQEGKTPVTVGLFFSAGHSTIVVLASVAVAAGAAAFKDRFEAFHTMGGVVGTLVSASFLLVIAIINIIILADVFRAFQHVKAGGRYADDDLNLLFAGQGFLVRIFRPLFQVIGQSWHMYPLGFLFALGFDTATEIGLLGISAAEASKGLPVWSILVFPALFTVGMMLIDTSDSILMLGAYGWAFIKPIRKLYYNMTITFVSVLVALAVGGIEALGLIGGKLGLEGSFWEFIGRLNDNFGVIGFVIIGIFVLAWIVSFLIYRVKRYDELKVHI; translated from the coding sequence ATGCTCCACTTTCTGCAACAGATCTTAAAGCCCGGACGCCGATCCTTGCTCGGCAAGATTGTCGCCATATATATCTTTCTCACCTGCGCGACCATGGCCGTTTGGGCTTGGGCCTTCGTCTCCTTTCATAATTTCCCTGTCCTCCTTGGGACCTCCTTGCTGGCCTTCAGCTTCGGCCTTAGGCACGCTGTCGACGTCGATCATATTGCCGCCATCGACAATGTCACCCGTAAGCTCATGCAGGAAGGCAAGACGCCAGTGACCGTCGGCCTCTTTTTCTCGGCTGGTCATTCGACGATCGTGGTCCTTGCGTCGGTGGCCGTCGCGGCGGGCGCAGCCGCCTTCAAGGATCGGTTCGAGGCATTCCATACGATGGGTGGGGTCGTCGGAACTCTTGTCTCGGCCAGCTTCCTATTGGTAATCGCGATCATCAACATCATCATCCTGGCGGATGTTTTCAGAGCGTTCCAGCATGTCAAGGCCGGTGGCCGCTATGCCGACGATGATCTGAACCTGTTGTTCGCGGGACAAGGGTTTCTGGTCCGGATTTTTCGACCGCTATTTCAAGTCATCGGCCAAAGCTGGCACATGTATCCGCTTGGGTTTCTGTTTGCCCTCGGTTTCGACACCGCCACGGAAATCGGCTTGCTGGGCATCTCGGCGGCGGAGGCGTCCAAGGGATTGCCGGTCTGGTCGATTCTGGTGTTTCCGGCGCTGTTCACAGTCGGCATGATGTTGATCGATACAAGCGATAGCATTCTCATGCTGGGTGCCTACGGCTGGGCATTTATCAAGCCTATCCGCAAGCTCTATTACAACATGACCATCACCTTCGTCTCGGTACTTGTGGCGTTGGCGGTCGGTGGGATTGAAGCGCTCGGCCTCATCGGCGGCAAGCTTGGTTTGGAGGGCTCTTTCTGGGAATTCATAGGCAGGCTGAACGACAATTTTGGAGTCATCGGATTCGTCATCATCGGCATTTTTGTCTTGGCTTGGATTGTCTCATTCCTGATCTATCGGGTTAAACGATACGACGAGTTAAAGGTGCATATTTGA
- a CDS encoding acetoin utilization protein yields MTTLFVSHSSSLDHDTGPHHPERPDRIRAIDEILGQQRFSMLRRASAPGNDRAAILRVHPKNYADAIEAATPAGGRVHLDADTVMSEKSFQAITHCVGGVTAAVDEVMRGTASNAFVAMRPPGHHAETTQPMGFCFFNTAAIAARHAQAVHGAERVAILDFDVHHGNGTQEIFWSDSTVLYASTHQMPLFPGTGALGQCGDHDNIVNAPLSAGADGVMFREAMESRLLPRIEAFCPDLIVISAGFDAHRRDPLGGLYLVEADFAYATERMMEIAARHARGRIVSVLEGGYDLEGLALSVSAHVTALAGA; encoded by the coding sequence GTGACCACGCTTTTTGTAAGCCATTCCTCCAGTCTCGATCACGATACCGGGCCGCATCATCCAGAACGCCCCGATCGTATCCGCGCGATCGATGAGATCCTCGGGCAGCAACGCTTTTCGATGCTGCGTCGAGCCTCCGCGCCTGGCAATGATCGTGCCGCGATTTTACGGGTTCATCCCAAGAATTATGCCGATGCGATCGAGGCCGCGACGCCCGCGGGCGGGCGGGTCCATCTTGATGCCGATACGGTTATGAGTGAGAAAAGCTTTCAAGCGATAACGCATTGCGTCGGGGGCGTAACGGCAGCCGTCGACGAGGTGATGCGAGGAACCGCGTCAAATGCGTTTGTCGCGATGCGTCCCCCCGGCCATCATGCCGAAACCACCCAACCGATGGGATTTTGCTTTTTCAACACTGCGGCCATCGCAGCCCGCCATGCGCAGGCCGTGCACGGTGCGGAGAGGGTCGCGATCCTCGATTTCGACGTCCATCATGGCAATGGCACGCAGGAAATTTTCTGGTCCGACTCGACGGTCCTCTATGCTTCGACTCATCAAATGCCACTATTTCCTGGCACCGGTGCTCTAGGGCAGTGCGGAGATCATGATAATATCGTCAATGCGCCCTTATCGGCGGGGGCCGATGGGGTGATGTTCCGCGAGGCAATGGAGTCGCGCTTGTTGCCTCGCATCGAGGCATTTTGTCCGGATTTGATCGTCATCTCGGCCGGGTTCGATGCGCATCGCCGCGATCCTCTCGGCGGTCTTTATTTGGTTGAAGCCGATTTCGCCTATGCAACGGAACGAATGATGGAAATTGCCGCGCGGCATGCCCGCGGCCGTATCGTCTCGGTGTTGGAAGGCGGCTACGATCTCGAAGGGCTGGCCCTGTCAGTCTCAGCCCATGTCACGGCGCTTGCCGGGGCCTAA
- a CDS encoding hydrogenase formation protein HypD, with product MKYVDEFRDHGKARILVNEIESLVRAMNLTAERPIHIMEVCGGHTHSIFRYGIEGMLPKEIELVHGPGCPVCVLPMGRVDDCVAIAERPEVIFATFGDAMRVPGSQKSLLQAKAEGADVRMVYSPMDALALARNNPTREVVFFGIGFETTMPSTALTILQAEREGIQNFSVFCNHITIVPTIKAILDSPDLQLAGFLGPGHVSMVIGTEPFAFISKYYRKPMVIAGFEPLDILQSIWMVLKQIQEGRCEIENQYERVVPEAGNGPALAAVSRVYELRAFFEWRGLGSIDHSGVTLRDAYARFDAERRFAIPNAKIADPKSCQCGEVLKGVIKPWQCKVFGSACTPEAPLGALMVSSEGACAAYFQYGGIKQATAKKAGVAA from the coding sequence ATGAAATATGTCGATGAATTCCGCGATCATGGGAAGGCTCGGATTCTGGTCAACGAAATCGAAAGCCTCGTCAGAGCCATGAACCTGACCGCCGAGCGGCCGATTCATATCATGGAGGTTTGCGGCGGTCATACCCATTCGATCTTTCGCTACGGCATAGAGGGCATGTTGCCCAAGGAGATCGAGTTGGTGCACGGCCCCGGATGCCCGGTGTGCGTGTTGCCGATGGGACGGGTCGACGATTGCGTTGCCATCGCCGAGCGACCTGAGGTGATCTTCGCGACATTCGGCGACGCGATGCGCGTTCCGGGCTCCCAAAAAAGCCTACTGCAAGCGAAGGCCGAGGGTGCCGACGTCCGCATGGTCTATTCGCCGATGGATGCGCTGGCGCTGGCACGAAACAATCCGACGCGGGAAGTCGTCTTTTTCGGCATCGGTTTTGAGACGACAATGCCTTCGACCGCACTAACGATCCTACAGGCGGAACGCGAGGGGATCCAAAACTTTTCCGTATTCTGCAATCACATCACCATCGTGCCGACGATCAAGGCCATTCTCGACAGCCCGGATCTACAACTTGCCGGGTTTCTTGGTCCTGGCCATGTCTCCATGGTGATTGGCACCGAGCCCTTTGCATTTATTTCAAAATATTATCGCAAGCCCATGGTCATCGCCGGCTTCGAACCACTCGATATTCTGCAATCGATCTGGATGGTACTGAAACAAATCCAGGAAGGCCGGTGCGAAATTGAAAATCAATATGAGCGTGTCGTGCCGGAAGCCGGAAACGGCCCTGCGCTCGCGGCCGTTTCACGAGTCTATGAGCTGCGCGCCTTCTTCGAATGGCGAGGGCTCGGATCGATCGACCATTCTGGAGTGACCCTCCGAGACGCCTATGCGCGCTTCGATGCCGAACGGCGGTTCGCAATCCCCAATGCAAAGATCGCGGATCCCAAATCCTGCCAGTGCGGCGAGGTTTTGAAAGGGGTCATCAAGCCCTGGCAGTGCAAAGTCTTCGGATCGGCCTGCACACCAGAGGCCCCGCTTGGGGCCCTCATGGTCTCCTCCGAAGGCGCTTGCGCCGCTTATTTCCAATATGGAGGCATCAAACAAGCAACCGCAAAGAAAGCGGGGGTCGCCGCATGA
- the hypF gene encoding carbamoyltransferase HypF, with translation MTSSAIEIRVRGRVQGVGFRPTVWRLARELGLAGEVLNDAAGVLIRVRGSDTEIEAFINRIKDEAPPLARVEAVETCAYEDILFSDFRVTESLAGSAHTEVSPDAAICAQCAKEILLPGERRFNYAFTTCTHCGPRLSILNDIPYDRAMTTMAEFPMCPQCRAEYDDPADRRFHAEAIACADCGPRVKLLQLTENTFEGMLPQDEIEAACELIAAGEIVAVKGLGGYQIACDATNPDAIARLRRGKRRDAKPFALMARDLRMIRRYCAVNQEEEQLLGSPSAPIVLLRAKGPDKLPEAVAPGLQVLGFMLPTTPLHLLILQRINRPLVMTSGNISDEPQVIDDAEARDRLSPIASYALTHDRPIANRLDDSVARIMAGTPRVMRRARGYAPEPLNLPEGFETAPDLLAMGGELKATFCLVKDGSAILSQHQGDLEHPAAFDDYRKNLELYGKLFDHAPSILAIDQHPEYLSSKMGDEWARRDRLPLIEVQHHHAHVSACLAENSYPLAGPPVLGIVLDGLGWGDDGTIWGGEFLIADYQTYRRMAALKPVAMPGGASAVREPWRNLYAHLTTDRSWSDMTAKYGSLNLCRYLARKPLSLLDSMIKHGLNAPKASSCGRLFDAVAAALDLSRNRQAYEGEAAMLLEAIAAAGEQAHEDETSTYPLDVKALQGSEMLVLDPSPMWDAILVDLMNQKPAPLIAGRFHKGLALAIVAMAVRLAGHRERRQFSTVALSGGCFQNRILFEAVMRGLETEGFVVLSHARVPTNDGGLALGQAAIAAAKCIGSQTNTDNRMKPCALESLAVS, from the coding sequence ATGACATCCTCGGCGATCGAAATTCGTGTGAGGGGACGAGTCCAGGGCGTCGGCTTCCGGCCGACGGTGTGGCGGCTCGCCCGCGAGCTTGGACTTGCCGGGGAAGTGCTGAACGATGCCGCCGGAGTCTTAATCCGGGTCCGGGGCAGCGACACTGAAATCGAGGCCTTCATCAATCGGATCAAGGACGAGGCGCCGCCGCTTGCGCGTGTCGAGGCGGTCGAAACCTGCGCTTACGAAGATATTCTCTTTTCAGACTTTAGAGTGACCGAGAGCCTCGCCGGTTCGGCCCATACGGAAGTCTCTCCCGATGCCGCGATTTGCGCGCAGTGCGCCAAGGAGATTTTGCTGCCCGGGGAGCGACGCTTCAATTACGCTTTTACCACCTGTACCCATTGCGGACCCCGCCTCAGCATCCTGAACGACATTCCCTACGACCGTGCTATGACCACGATGGCGGAATTTCCGATGTGCCCGCAGTGTCGCGCCGAATATGATGATCCTGCGGACCGGCGCTTTCATGCCGAAGCGATTGCCTGTGCGGATTGCGGCCCGCGTGTCAAGCTCCTTCAACTCACCGAGAACACATTTGAGGGAATGCTGCCACAAGATGAAATCGAGGCGGCTTGCGAACTCATAGCAGCGGGAGAGATTGTCGCCGTCAAAGGTCTCGGCGGCTATCAGATTGCCTGTGATGCCACCAACCCCGATGCGATCGCCCGCTTACGTCGCGGCAAGCGACGAGATGCCAAGCCGTTTGCCCTGATGGCGCGGGACCTGCGCATGATCAGGCGCTATTGCGCGGTAAACCAGGAGGAGGAGCAGCTCCTTGGGAGCCCGTCCGCGCCGATTGTTCTCCTTCGTGCAAAGGGCCCCGACAAATTGCCTGAAGCCGTCGCGCCCGGTTTGCAGGTCCTTGGATTCATGTTGCCCACGACTCCGCTGCATCTGCTTATTTTGCAGCGGATCAATCGTCCGCTTGTGATGACCAGCGGAAATATTTCCGATGAGCCGCAAGTGATCGACGATGCGGAAGCGCGGGATCGGCTCAGCCCCATCGCGTCCTATGCCTTGACGCATGATCGCCCGATTGCCAATCGCCTGGACGATTCAGTCGCACGGATCATGGCCGGCACGCCCCGCGTGATGCGACGCGCTCGCGGCTATGCGCCTGAACCGCTCAATCTTCCAGAAGGCTTTGAGACGGCGCCCGATCTTTTGGCAATGGGAGGCGAGCTCAAGGCCACTTTCTGCCTTGTCAAGGATGGCAGCGCCATTCTCTCGCAGCATCAGGGCGATCTCGAACATCCCGCCGCGTTCGACGATTATCGAAAAAATCTCGAGCTTTATGGCAAACTCTTCGACCATGCCCCATCCATTCTGGCAATCGACCAGCATCCTGAATATCTGTCCTCCAAAATGGGGGACGAGTGGGCTCGAAGAGACCGCCTGCCCCTGATCGAGGTGCAACACCATCACGCTCATGTTAGCGCCTGCCTTGCGGAAAATTCCTATCCGCTCGCAGGGCCCCCGGTGCTTGGAATCGTCCTGGACGGTTTGGGATGGGGCGATGACGGGACGATTTGGGGCGGCGAGTTCCTGATTGCGGACTATCAAACCTATCGACGCATGGCCGCCCTGAAACCGGTCGCCATGCCGGGCGGTGCGAGCGCCGTGCGTGAACCTTGGCGAAATCTTTACGCGCATCTTACCACGGATAGAAGCTGGTCCGACATGACCGCAAAATATGGCTCGCTCAATCTCTGCCGGTATTTGGCGAGAAAGCCCCTCAGCCTTCTTGACTCCATGATCAAGCACGGCCTCAACGCCCCGAAAGCCTCTTCCTGCGGCCGCCTCTTCGATGCTGTTGCGGCAGCTCTCGATCTCTCTCGCAATCGACAGGCCTATGAAGGCGAAGCCGCGATGCTGCTGGAGGCAATCGCAGCCGCAGGCGAACAAGCGCATGAGGACGAGACATCAACCTATCCACTGGATGTAAAGGCTCTGCAAGGGTCGGAGATGCTGGTGTTGGACCCCTCCCCTATGTGGGACGCGATCCTCGTTGATCTCATGAACCAAAAGCCCGCGCCGCTGATCGCCGGCCGCTTTCACAAAGGCCTGGCCCTGGCGATCGTGGCGATGGCCGTGCGTCTGGCTGGACATCGAGAACGTCGGCAATTTTCTACGGTGGCGCTCTCGGGCGGATGCTTCCAGAACCGAATTCTTTTCGAGGCCGTGATGCGTGGCCTGGAGACGGAGGGCTTTGTTGTTCTCTCCCACGCGCGCGTCCCGACCAATGACGGTGGTCTGGCTCTGGGCCAGGCGGCAATCGCTGCTGCCAAATGCATAGGATCACAGACGAACACGGACAATAGGATGAAGCCATGTGCCTTGGAATCCCTGGCCGTATCGTAA
- a CDS encoding phosphoheptose isomerase, whose translation MSNQSGLMELYPFLHGRPQDPAKLDAALLHSVEEKARDSRDTNARFFSDQAPMLIAAAHALAEVYRRGGRMFSMGNGGSSCDASHVAVEFVHPITAGRPALAAINLVADLAMISAVGNDVGFDHVFVRQIIAQGKAGDALIGISTSGNSTNLIAAFAKAKQLGITTIGLAGGDGGKMKTAGIVDHCLIVPTTSIHRIQECHVAAYHILWDLVHTLLADDRGAAASTET comes from the coding sequence ATGTCTAATCAATCCGGCCTCATGGAACTCTATCCGTTCCTGCACGGCAGACCGCAGGACCCAGCCAAGCTCGACGCCGCCTTGCTCCACTCGGTGGAGGAAAAAGCCCGCGACTCACGGGACACAAATGCCCGGTTTTTCAGCGACCAGGCTCCGATGCTGATTGCCGCAGCGCATGCGCTCGCCGAGGTCTATCGGCGTGGCGGACGTATGTTCTCCATGGGAAACGGCGGTTCGAGCTGCGATGCCTCGCATGTTGCCGTTGAATTTGTCCATCCGATCACCGCCGGGCGCCCCGCGCTTGCCGCGATCAACCTCGTCGCCGACCTCGCCATGATTTCCGCAGTCGGCAATGATGTCGGATTCGACCATGTCTTCGTGCGCCAGATCATTGCCCAGGGCAAGGCCGGCGATGCCCTCATCGGCATTTCGACCAGCGGCAATTCGACCAATTTGATCGCGGCCTTCGCCAAAGCCAAGCAACTTGGCATCACAACCATCGGCCTCGCCGGTGGCGATGGCGGCAAAATGAAAACAGCCGGCATCGTCGATCATTGCCTGATCGTGCCGACGACCTCCATCCATCGCATCCAAGAGTGCCACGTTGCGGCCTATCACATTCTTTGGGACCTTGTGCACACGCTCCTCGCCGATGACCGCGGCGCCGCGGCCTCCACGGAGACATAG
- a CDS encoding hydrogenase maturation nickel metallochaperone HypA: MHELAITSNLVELVSNAAGNRRVKRVTLEVGALSGVMTEAIAFCFDMVVEGTMLEGATLDIRMIEGRARCLECGAEFTTPTLYAACECGALRFQRLQGEELKIKSMELEEAA; encoded by the coding sequence ATGCATGAACTGGCCATCACATCCAATCTGGTTGAGCTCGTGAGCAACGCGGCGGGAAACAGACGGGTCAAACGGGTCACGCTGGAGGTCGGGGCGCTGTCGGGTGTTATGACAGAGGCAATTGCCTTTTGCTTCGACATGGTGGTCGAAGGAACGATGCTTGAGGGTGCGACCCTCGACATCCGGATGATAGAAGGGCGTGCCCGCTGCTTGGAATGTGGCGCAGAATTCACCACGCCAACGCTTTACGCTGCGTGTGAATGCGGCGCGCTGCGCTTTCAGCGCCTTCAGGGCGAAGAACTGAAGATCAAGAGCATGGAACTTGAGGAGGCTGCCTGA
- a CDS encoding transcriptional regulator produces MPELTPAQCRAARALLGWPAQKLAEKARLEPSTIAEFESGLPHAGAMIHALRSALERAGVEFIPENGGGAGVRLRNAGAMGDPAAAIKVEDLTSENDE; encoded by the coding sequence ATGCCGGAATTGACTCCCGCTCAATGCCGGGCGGCGCGTGCGCTCCTCGGCTGGCCCGCGCAAAAGCTTGCGGAGAAAGCAAGGCTTGAACCTTCAACGATCGCCGAATTTGAAAGCGGCCTGCCCCATGCCGGAGCCATGATTCACGCGCTTCGGTCCGCACTTGAACGAGCCGGCGTCGAGTTCATTCCTGAAAACGGCGGCGGCGCCGGCGTGCGGCTACGAAACGCCGGGGCGATGGGCGACCCGGCCGCAGCTATCAAGGTCGAAGATCTGACCAGCGAAAACGACGAGTAG
- the hypE gene encoding hydrogenase expression/formation protein HypE, producing MNMLSLPRARPLGKVHVPTVTLAHGGGGKAMKDLIDDVFVSAFDNPALAPLEDQARLDLAALASHGDRLAFTTDSFVVDPLCFPGGDIGKLAICGTINDLAVGGALPLYMACAVIVEEGVAIDLIRQIALSMAKTARDAGVQIVTGDTKVVQKGACDKLFITTTGVGVIRQGLELGAHLAQPGDIVLVNGLLGDHGAAILTARGDMALDAAIESDCAALHDLVDRLLVAAPGVRCLRDATRGGLATVLNEIAHASGVAIEIEESRTPIREDVRGFCEILGLDPLYLANEGKIAAIVPAAEADRALAAMRAHPLGSAASAIGRVCQGEAGRVTMRTAFGGRRIVDMLVGEQLPRIC from the coding sequence ATGAATATGCTCTCCTTGCCTCGTGCGCGACCGCTTGGCAAAGTGCACGTTCCGACCGTGACCCTTGCCCATGGCGGCGGCGGTAAGGCCATGAAGGATCTGATCGACGATGTTTTCGTTTCGGCCTTCGACAATCCTGCATTGGCCCCGCTGGAGGATCAGGCCCGCCTCGATCTCGCAGCCCTCGCCTCGCACGGCGACAGGCTTGCCTTCACGACGGATTCCTTCGTTGTCGATCCGCTGTGCTTTCCCGGCGGCGACATTGGCAAACTCGCGATTTGCGGCACGATCAACGACCTGGCTGTCGGAGGGGCATTGCCCCTTTACATGGCCTGCGCCGTCATCGTTGAAGAAGGGGTAGCCATCGATCTCATCCGTCAGATCGCTCTCTCCATGGCGAAGACCGCACGTGATGCAGGCGTTCAGATCGTGACCGGAGACACCAAAGTCGTCCAAAAGGGTGCGTGCGACAAGCTTTTCATCACGACGACAGGGGTGGGTGTGATCCGCCAAGGCCTTGAGCTCGGCGCGCATCTCGCTCAGCCGGGTGACATTGTGCTGGTGAATGGGCTCCTGGGCGACCATGGTGCCGCTATCCTCACGGCGCGCGGCGACATGGCCCTCGATGCGGCGATTGAGAGCGACTGCGCCGCCCTGCACGACCTCGTTGATCGATTGCTGGTCGCGGCCCCCGGGGTTCGCTGCCTTCGCGATGCCACGCGCGGCGGATTAGCCACCGTCCTTAACGAGATTGCGCATGCCTCTGGGGTTGCGATCGAAATCGAAGAGTCGAGGACACCGATCCGCGAGGATGTCCGGGGCTTTTGCGAAATATTGGGTCTCGATCCGCTCTATCTCGCCAATGAAGGGAAAATTGCCGCGATCGTACCGGCGGCGGAGGCCGATCGCGCGCTCGCCGCGATGCGCGCGCATCCGCTCGGGTCCGCTGCGAGTGCGATCGGACGGGTCTGCCAAGGAGAGGCAGGCCGGGTCACCATGCGCACGGCGTTTGGTGGCCGACGCATCGTCGATATGTTGGTCGGCGAACAATTGCCGCGCATCTGTTGA